A single region of the Dehalobacter sp. 12DCB1 genome encodes:
- the menD gene encoding 2-succinyl-5-enolpyruvyl-6-hydroxy-3-cyclohexene-1-carboxylic-acid synthase, whose product MTDFFAATNYIAALVDELYQLGVREVVISPGSRSTPLAILFREHQFEIFVSIDERSAAFFALGAAKEMQRPVVLVCTSGSAAAHYLPALVEAKYSRVPLIVLTADRPPELRQAGAPQTIDQTRIYGEYARFFEELALPEEDERMYRYARAVMQRAYGSAMTGSFGVSHVNIPLREPLVPDLSKLDFTAGRHRDAFRLHRETLSHNNPSSYPHPAEPLEVHPKFDAAFSNKNGIIVCGGDAYADYHTEVLALAARLKAPVLADPLSNFRGFSSGVILDSYQAFLKEDAVKDELKPEYVIQFGQTPVSKSLQQYLARHQDALFVQADAVFDYRNPALSTNHYVLASPKLFAASVKTENSSREYLDRWLIYQQRMRAQLRQARQEKGLFEGSLIQRLQDLLPQESRLFAANSMAVRDVDDFLEARAQDLKVLGNRGANGIDGMVSTALGIAAAGKPTVLLTGDIAFFHDLNGLQIAKNHPLDLTILLFNNNGGGIFRYLPQSREKYFETLFLTPPGLDFSALTALYGIAYFEPKNYEEFERSFQAAQNTQGIKLIEVKIDLELSKELHDKYTRLPSEND is encoded by the coding sequence ATGACCGATTTTTTTGCAGCAACGAATTACATAGCGGCCCTGGTGGATGAATTGTACCAGCTGGGCGTAAGGGAAGTTGTGATCAGCCCGGGATCGCGTTCTACCCCGCTGGCAATTTTATTCAGAGAACATCAATTTGAGATTTTTGTCAGTATTGACGAACGTTCCGCAGCCTTCTTTGCACTCGGGGCAGCCAAAGAAATGCAGAGACCCGTCGTGCTGGTTTGTACATCAGGATCTGCTGCAGCGCACTATTTGCCGGCCCTGGTAGAAGCCAAATATTCCAGAGTTCCGCTGATTGTTCTGACGGCCGACCGGCCGCCCGAACTGCGTCAGGCCGGTGCGCCCCAAACCATTGATCAGACCAGGATTTACGGAGAGTATGCGCGTTTTTTTGAGGAACTGGCATTACCCGAAGAAGATGAGCGGATGTACCGCTATGCCAGGGCAGTTATGCAAAGAGCTTACGGCAGCGCCATGACGGGAAGCTTTGGCGTGTCCCACGTGAATATCCCGCTGCGTGAACCATTGGTGCCGGATTTAAGCAAACTTGATTTTACAGCAGGCCGCCACAGAGATGCTTTTAGGCTTCACAGAGAAACTCTCAGCCACAACAATCCGTCTTCATATCCGCATCCTGCCGAGCCTTTGGAAGTTCATCCGAAATTTGATGCAGCATTCAGCAATAAAAACGGAATCATTGTTTGCGGCGGCGACGCGTATGCCGACTATCATACAGAGGTACTGGCCCTAGCGGCACGTTTGAAAGCGCCTGTACTTGCCGATCCGTTATCCAATTTCCGCGGCTTCTCAAGTGGAGTCATTCTGGACAGCTACCAGGCATTTCTAAAAGAAGATGCTGTCAAAGACGAATTAAAACCGGAATATGTCATCCAGTTTGGACAGACACCTGTGTCGAAAAGCCTTCAGCAGTATTTGGCCCGGCATCAGGACGCATTATTTGTCCAGGCCGATGCAGTATTTGACTATCGTAACCCGGCACTTTCCACGAATCATTATGTACTGGCTTCACCTAAACTTTTTGCAGCGTCGGTCAAAACCGAAAACAGCAGCCGAGAATATCTGGATAGGTGGCTCATTTACCAACAAAGAATGCGGGCGCAGCTAAGACAAGCCAGACAGGAAAAAGGACTGTTTGAAGGGTCCTTGATTCAAAGGCTTCAAGATCTTCTGCCTCAAGAATCCAGGCTCTTTGCAGCCAACAGCATGGCCGTCCGCGATGTTGATGATTTTCTGGAGGCCCGCGCGCAAGACCTGAAGGTGCTTGGAAACAGAGGCGCCAATGGAATCGACGGCATGGTTTCTACAGCCCTTGGTATAGCGGCGGCCGGTAAACCGACGGTGCTGCTGACCGGAGACATTGCGTTTTTCCATGATTTAAACGGGCTTCAGATTGCCAAGAATCACCCGTTGGATCTAACCATCCTATTGTTCAATAACAACGGCGGGGGGATCTTTCGGTACTTGCCCCAGAGCCGGGAAAAATATTTTGAAACGCTGTTCTTAACCCCCCCGGGCTTGGATTTTTCTGCGTTAACTGCTCTGTATGGCATCGCTTATTTTGAACCGAAAAATTATGAAGAATTTGAGCGCAGTTTCCAAGCAGCTCAGAACACACAAGGCATCAAGCTTATTGAAGTAAAAATAGATCTGGAGTTAAGCAAGGAACTGCATGACAAATATACCCGGCTGCCGTCAGAAAATGACTAA
- the fliB gene encoding flagellin lysine-N-methylase, with protein sequence MIEAKRNVLSPSYLKTFSCIASACENSCCLGFTIRIDSETFSKYKVEDDPVIRKLFEENIYVIRSSSAKQDYITINPTEDYRCPFLTEEKLCFLQCRRGEEYLSEICASFPCITNIFNGVLEKSATLACPEAARLALLQLEGMDLIEVEEPNDTRNFVYNCLNTNDRIFQNKPTKYLSELREFTWRILKDRRYHLDDRVVFLGAFMKEVDRLEKAPDVDRIPDLILSYTALFTDASAMQDITAISVSQASRISLFLPPTIRVILPSIESDRYLRCFSKFLEGIRFYDSTSYAQVGKCYEEAYQRYYSPFMLEHGYILENYLLNYVFMKLFPYDLNGNSVYYCYLLLAVNYALLKMQLVGISAYQQELNADTAIMVIQSYTKAVEHKYPILHNLIQVLKQSHLDSLVHIKVFVKD encoded by the coding sequence ATGATCGAAGCAAAAAGAAATGTTTTGTCCCCTTCCTATCTGAAAACCTTCAGCTGTATTGCCTCAGCCTGTGAGAATTCCTGCTGCTTAGGATTTACCATCCGAATCGATTCGGAAACCTTCAGCAAATACAAGGTGGAAGATGATCCCGTCATCCGCAAGTTATTTGAAGAAAATATTTATGTCATCCGCAGTTCGTCAGCAAAACAGGATTATATCACCATCAATCCGACCGAAGATTATCGTTGTCCTTTTCTCACGGAAGAAAAATTGTGTTTCCTGCAATGCCGAAGAGGAGAAGAATACTTATCCGAGATTTGCGCTTCCTTTCCCTGTATCACCAATATTTTCAACGGTGTCCTGGAAAAATCAGCGACTCTAGCTTGTCCGGAAGCGGCACGTCTGGCTCTGCTGCAGCTTGAGGGAATGGATTTAATCGAAGTTGAAGAACCCAATGATACCCGAAATTTTGTTTACAATTGTTTGAACACCAATGACAGGATATTCCAAAATAAACCTACAAAGTACCTATCTGAACTTAGAGAATTCACTTGGCGTATCCTGAAAGATAGAAGATACCATTTAGATGACAGAGTTGTTTTTCTTGGGGCCTTTATGAAGGAGGTTGATCGGCTGGAAAAAGCGCCTGATGTTGATAGAATCCCAGATCTCATTTTGAGCTACACAGCTCTTTTTACGGATGCTTCAGCAATGCAGGATATAACAGCTATTTCTGTTTCTCAGGCCTCACGCATTTCCCTGTTTCTACCTCCTACGATCCGTGTGATTCTTCCCTCAATTGAATCAGACCGGTATCTACGTTGCTTCAGTAAATTTTTAGAAGGAATCCGTTTTTATGATTCAACAAGTTATGCCCAAGTTGGTAAATGCTATGAAGAAGCCTATCAAAGGTATTACTCCCCTTTTATGCTTGAACATGGTTATATCCTGGAAAACTACCTTTTAAATTACGTTTTTATGAAGCTGTTTCCTTATGACTTGAATGGGAATTCAGTTTATTACTGTTACTTGCTGTTGGCAGTCAATTATGCCTTGCTCAAAATGCAGCTCGTTGGAATATCTGCTTATCAGCAGGAATTGAACGCTGATACTGCCATCATGGTGATTCAATCCTATACAAAAGCTGTCGAACATAAATACCCGATTCTTCATAACCTGATTCAAGTCCTCAAACAAAGCCATTTAGATTCTCTCGTCCATATCAAAGTTTTCGTGAAGGATTAA
- the mscL gene encoding large-conductance mechanosensitive channel protein MscL, whose amino-acid sequence MVNEFKQFIMKGNVVDLAVAVIIGGAFGKIVTSLVNDILMPVIGFLLGRINFTNLKIVITEATDGVPEAAIRYGAFIQSIVDFLIISLAIFFMLKVLIRFRTKKEEEPPAPEVVPPEPSKQEILLTEIRDILKFR is encoded by the coding sequence ATGGTTAACGAATTCAAACAGTTCATCATGAAAGGTAACGTTGTCGATTTGGCGGTAGCCGTAATTATTGGTGGTGCCTTCGGGAAGATTGTCACGTCTCTAGTTAATGATATACTGATGCCGGTTATCGGATTCTTGCTCGGAAGGATTAATTTCACCAATCTGAAAATTGTAATTACGGAAGCTACAGACGGTGTACCGGAAGCAGCGATCAGGTATGGCGCATTCATTCAATCGATTGTTGATTTTCTGATTATTTCACTGGCCATCTTCTTTATGCTGAAAGTGCTGATAAGATTCAGGACAAAGAAAGAAGAAGAGCCGCCCGCTCCCGAAGTAGTACCTCCTGAACCTTCCAAACAGGAAATCCTGCTTACGGAGATAAGGGATATCCTGAAATTCAGGTAA
- a CDS encoding MFS transporter, producing MPDLENTSSMSELPNVANWKKDTILFITSQTLSLFGTSLVQYAIMWYITLNTQSGVMMTVYIICGFLPTFLLSPFAGVWADRYNRKNLIMLSDTLIASVTLILAILFLMGYKTVWLLFVMAALRAFGTAVQTPAVGAFLPQLVPQDKLTKVNGINGSIQSLVMLISPMISGALLVIAAIETIFFIDVVTAAIAVTVLFVFLRVQAHAKALQKQTVSYFGDLRGGMQYVLNHPFLKVFFLFTAVFFFLAAPSAFLTPLQVTRSFGNDVWRLTAIEVAFSLGMVIGGLGMASWGGLKNRVNTMTLAALMIGVCTFTLGVVPVFWIYLLFMFLIGVAMPIFNVPAMVLLQEKVEGDFLGRVFGVLSMISSSMMPLGMLVFGPLADVIKIEWMLIVTGMLLFIQGFFLLGNKTRIEPERQEQ from the coding sequence ATGCCTGATCTTGAAAATACGTCAAGTATGTCGGAACTACCGAACGTGGCCAACTGGAAGAAAGACACCATTTTGTTTATTACAAGCCAGACGCTCTCGCTTTTTGGGACATCGCTGGTCCAGTACGCGATAATGTGGTACATTACTTTAAACACGCAGTCTGGCGTGATGATGACGGTTTATATTATCTGCGGATTTTTGCCGACTTTTTTGCTTTCTCCGTTTGCCGGAGTCTGGGCTGACCGTTATAATCGAAAAAACCTGATCATGCTGTCAGACACGCTGATCGCATCAGTTACCCTTATTCTGGCCATTCTTTTTTTAATGGGCTACAAAACTGTCTGGCTTCTATTTGTGATGGCTGCCTTGCGTGCGTTTGGAACGGCGGTCCAGACGCCAGCTGTAGGTGCATTTTTACCTCAGCTCGTTCCGCAGGATAAGCTGACCAAAGTTAACGGCATCAACGGCAGTATTCAATCGCTGGTTATGCTGATATCACCGATGATCAGCGGAGCATTGTTGGTCATAGCTGCAATTGAAACCATCTTTTTTATTGATGTGGTCACAGCTGCCATTGCTGTGACGGTATTATTTGTATTCTTACGGGTGCAGGCCCATGCCAAAGCTTTGCAGAAACAAACCGTCAGTTATTTTGGTGATCTACGTGGAGGGATGCAGTATGTCCTAAATCATCCGTTTTTAAAAGTTTTCTTTTTATTTACAGCTGTTTTCTTTTTCCTGGCAGCACCTTCTGCGTTTTTAACTCCGCTACAGGTCACACGCAGTTTTGGTAATGATGTCTGGCGGCTGACTGCAATTGAAGTTGCATTTTCGCTTGGCATGGTTATCGGCGGACTCGGGATGGCATCGTGGGGAGGCCTCAAAAACCGGGTTAACACGATGACCTTGGCAGCGCTAATGATTGGCGTATGTACTTTCACGCTTGGGGTTGTTCCGGTTTTTTGGATTTATCTTCTTTTTATGTTCCTGATCGGGGTCGCCATGCCCATCTTCAATGTCCCGGCAATGGTTTTGCTGCAGGAAAAGGTAGAAGGGGATTTCCTGGGAAGGGTATTCGGTGTTCTGTCCATGATATCCAGTTCCATGATGCCGCTTGGCATGCTGGTATTTGGTCCTTTAGCTGATGTGATAAAAATTGAGTGGATGTTAATCGTAACCGGTATGCTGCTGTTTATTCAGGGATTTTTCCTGCTTGGAAATAAAACCCGAATTGAGCCGGAAAGACAAGAGCAATAG
- a CDS encoding isochorismate synthase, whose amino-acid sequence MKYLKKEMKLENPLAFWTHFDKQDRLFFYNPLTGELIIGAIRWKTFAEGESYQNYDLVFSARTFFQSVRDPKWAGLGNETIAFKYYYVEKDGKQLLYYPEQAPEEEICGLEDRETKSVRHTYTIADDDYPQWQELFTNVKQEISLKNVDKVVISREVKISCTATVHVESVLKSLRKKNPDSFVFAYAKGGRTFLGATPEILVQKADDEIISYALAGTIPRNAIDEGTQMEILLNDPKNLHEHRIVRDTIADVMKKYCAEVWIDETRILTLKNLYHLKTRLGAKDRSLLTAWVTRLHPTPALGGNPVGPALDIIAREEKHERGMYAAPLGIMDQNGNGIFVAGIRSALIQDNMVYAYTGCGIVEGSDCLEEYVETNDKLRTILEGLVP is encoded by the coding sequence TTGAAGTATCTAAAAAAAGAAATGAAATTAGAAAATCCTCTGGCTTTTTGGACCCATTTTGACAAACAGGATCGTCTTTTCTTTTATAATCCCCTGACTGGTGAACTGATCATCGGGGCAATACGCTGGAAAACCTTTGCTGAAGGAGAAAGTTATCAGAATTACGACCTGGTGTTTTCTGCCAGAACCTTTTTTCAGTCGGTCCGTGATCCCAAATGGGCTGGACTTGGCAATGAAACCATTGCTTTCAAGTACTATTATGTTGAAAAGGACGGCAAGCAGCTTTTATACTATCCCGAGCAGGCGCCGGAGGAAGAAATTTGTGGGTTAGAGGACAGGGAGACAAAGTCTGTCCGCCATACCTATACGATCGCTGATGATGATTACCCGCAGTGGCAGGAATTATTCACCAATGTCAAACAGGAAATATCCTTAAAGAACGTGGATAAAGTGGTTATTTCCAGAGAAGTGAAAATCAGTTGTACCGCGACGGTTCATGTTGAGAGCGTACTCAAGAGCCTCCGGAAAAAAAATCCGGACAGCTTTGTTTTTGCGTATGCGAAGGGAGGACGGACTTTTCTGGGTGCTACGCCGGAAATCCTGGTACAGAAAGCGGACGATGAAATTATCAGTTATGCCCTGGCGGGCACAATTCCCCGTAACGCCATTGATGAGGGGACTCAAATGGAGATCCTGCTAAACGACCCTAAGAACCTGCATGAGCACCGAATTGTGCGGGATACCATAGCCGATGTCATGAAAAAATACTGCGCTGAGGTATGGATCGACGAGACAAGGATTCTGACCCTGAAAAACCTTTATCATCTAAAAACCCGTCTTGGGGCAAAAGACCGCAGTCTTTTAACCGCCTGGGTCACCCGTCTGCATCCGACGCCGGCCCTTGGCGGCAATCCGGTCGGACCCGCCCTTGACATTATTGCCAGAGAGGAAAAACACGAGCGGGGGATGTATGCGGCCCCCTTGGGAATCATGGATCAGAACGGTAATGGCATTTTTGTGGCCGGTATCCGGTCTGCCCTTATTCAGGACAATATGGTCTATGCGTATACGGGATGCGGGATCGTGGAAGGATCCGATTGTCTGGAGGAATACGTCGAGACGAACGATAAATTAAGGACGATCCTGGAGGGTTTGGTACCCTGA
- a CDS encoding NADP-dependent isocitrate dehydrogenase, translated as MQKIQMNVPLVEMDGDEMTRIIWKSIKEILLLPYIDLKTEYYDLGLEYRDQTNDQVTIDAAMANKKYGVAVKCATITPNAQRVEEYNLKEMWKSPNGTIRAILDGTVLRAPIVVKGITPMVSAWKKPITIARHAYGDVYRNVEYKVPVSGKAELVFTSETGEVNRQTIFDFAGKGVIMGMHNVDKSIESFARSCFNYALDVKQDLWFATKDTISKLYDHTFKDIFQEIFDAEYKQKFADANIEYFYTLIDDAVARVIRSEGGYIWACKNYDGDVMSDMIATAFGSLAMMTSVLVSPDGCYEYEAAHGTVTRHYYKHLKGEETSTNAMATLFAWTGALRKRGEIDGLKDLIEFADQLEAASLQTIEAGIMTKDLALISDLPEKTVVSTDGFLLETKKTLDRIRG; from the coding sequence ATGCAGAAAATCCAAATGAACGTCCCACTGGTAGAGATGGATGGCGATGAGATGACCAGAATCATCTGGAAATCCATTAAAGAGATCTTGCTTCTGCCCTATATCGATTTAAAAACTGAGTATTACGATCTTGGCCTGGAATACCGGGATCAGACGAATGACCAGGTTACGATCGATGCCGCTATGGCCAACAAGAAATATGGCGTTGCCGTAAAGTGCGCTACCATTACGCCGAACGCCCAAAGGGTTGAAGAGTACAATCTGAAAGAAATGTGGAAGAGTCCGAATGGCACCATCCGAGCGATTTTGGATGGAACGGTTTTACGGGCGCCAATTGTTGTGAAAGGCATCACACCAATGGTCTCTGCCTGGAAGAAACCGATCACGATTGCCCGTCATGCTTATGGCGATGTTTACCGCAATGTCGAATACAAAGTCCCGGTCTCTGGAAAGGCGGAACTCGTTTTCACCAGTGAAACTGGGGAAGTGAACCGTCAAACGATTTTTGACTTTGCTGGCAAAGGCGTCATTATGGGAATGCATAATGTCGACAAATCCATTGAGAGTTTTGCGCGTTCCTGCTTTAACTATGCGCTTGATGTCAAGCAGGATCTATGGTTCGCGACCAAAGACACGATTTCCAAACTGTACGATCATACCTTCAAGGATATTTTCCAGGAAATCTTTGATGCGGAGTACAAGCAGAAATTTGCCGATGCGAATATTGAGTACTTCTACACGCTGATTGACGATGCAGTGGCCCGCGTTATCCGTTCCGAGGGCGGATATATCTGGGCATGTAAAAACTATGACGGGGACGTAATGTCTGATATGATTGCAACAGCTTTCGGCAGTCTGGCCATGATGACATCGGTTCTGGTATCTCCCGATGGCTGCTATGAATATGAGGCAGCTCACGGGACAGTAACCCGTCACTATTACAAGCATCTCAAAGGCGAAGAAACATCGACCAATGCGATGGCCACCCTATTTGCCTGGACCGGAGCATTAAGAAAACGTGGTGAGATCGACGGACTGAAAGATCTGATCGAGTTTGCAGATCAGTTGGAAGCCGCTTCCCTGCAGACAATCGAAGCAGGAATTATGACCAAAGACCTGGCCCTGATTTCCGATCTTCCTGAAAAGACGGTTGTCAGTACGGACGGATTCCTACTTGAAACCAAAAAGACCCTGGACAGAATCCGTGGGTAA
- the rsgA gene encoding ribosome small subunit-dependent GTPase A → MNKNRLAAYGLHDCFAQEATLFEGLYLARVIEQHRDFYQVITERGEILAEVSGRFMYNAMNTADFPAVGDWVMIDRLDDHSGNAIIHQVLHRQSAFERKAAGTSLAVQIVAANIDVVFICMSLNDDFNLRRLERYLAIAFNSMATPVIVLTKADLCVDLDRKLQIIADVSAGTDVVVCSIMTENGYQDILAYITKGKTVAFIGSSGVGKSTLINRLLGRELLATREVRDDDRGRHTTTSRQLLMLPDGGLVIDTPGMRELQIESGDLSQAFDEITELAQKCRFKDCSHSTEPGCAVQKAIETGLLRQDRLNSYQKLQRELDYDGLNFRQLEQEKIKKMFGSKGEMKQAMRRVKNKKER, encoded by the coding sequence ATGAATAAAAATCGATTAGCTGCCTACGGGCTGCATGATTGTTTTGCGCAAGAAGCCACTTTATTTGAAGGTTTGTATTTGGCAAGAGTGATTGAACAGCACCGGGATTTCTATCAGGTCATCACTGAACGTGGTGAAATACTGGCTGAGGTATCCGGCAGATTTATGTACAACGCGATGAACACTGCAGATTTTCCGGCTGTCGGAGATTGGGTCATGATTGACCGCCTGGATGACCATTCCGGCAACGCGATCATTCACCAGGTGCTGCACCGCCAAAGTGCCTTTGAGCGAAAAGCCGCAGGCACATCCCTTGCGGTACAGATTGTCGCGGCCAATATTGATGTTGTGTTTATCTGCATGTCCCTGAACGATGATTTCAACCTGCGCCGGCTGGAACGCTATCTTGCCATTGCTTTTAACAGCATGGCAACGCCTGTGATTGTTCTGACCAAGGCAGACCTCTGTGTTGATCTGGATAGGAAGCTGCAAATAATTGCAGACGTTAGTGCCGGCACAGATGTCGTGGTCTGTTCGATTATGACAGAAAATGGTTACCAGGATATTTTAGCCTATATTACCAAAGGTAAAACGGTCGCATTTATTGGTTCTTCCGGTGTCGGAAAATCGACCTTGATTAACCGCCTGCTGGGCCGGGAATTATTAGCAACCCGGGAGGTTAGGGATGACGACAGAGGACGGCATACAACAACCAGCCGTCAGCTGCTGATGCTTCCGGATGGCGGCCTTGTGATTGACACGCCCGGCATGCGGGAGCTGCAAATTGAATCCGGTGATCTTTCCCAAGCCTTCGATGAAATCACTGAACTTGCCCAAAAATGCAGATTTAAAGATTGTTCCCACTCCACGGAACCCGGATGCGCGGTACAAAAAGCAATTGAAACTGGGTTGCTTCGGCAGGACCGGCTAAACAGCTACCAGAAACTGCAGAGAGAACTTGATTACGATGGTCTGAATTTCCGTCAGCTGGAACAGGAGAAGATCAAAAAAATGTTTGGCAGCAAAGGCGAAATGAAACAGGCCATGCGTCGGGTCAAGAACAAAAAAGAAAGATAA
- the menH gene encoding 2-succinyl-6-hydroxy-2,4-cyclohexadiene-1-carboxylate synthase yields MMITANGLNIHFEVRGTGKPVVCLHGFSENLGTWDEIDLSGFRLILVDLTGHGSTEKPSALQPYGLPMLLETLHDLTQQLELVQYSVIGYSMGGRIALAYALQYPREIAKLIMESASYGEYGELSREKRRRDDAALAEDIRQNGIEWFESYWSGLELFKTQARLPEKVRAKIRQRRLQNEPYALANTLLASGQGTFPCLKDRVAELTMPVLFVSGELDPKYQKISREFSHLNARIIQQTISGVGHNTHLEDPQTFRAVVSEFLSVDALDENTERRNKNSGKRI; encoded by the coding sequence ATGATGATCACCGCAAATGGTCTAAACATTCACTTTGAAGTACGGGGAACCGGGAAGCCGGTCGTCTGTTTGCACGGATTTTCAGAGAACCTCGGTACCTGGGACGAAATTGATCTTTCCGGCTTCCGGTTGATCCTGGTGGATCTGACCGGGCACGGCAGTACTGAAAAACCGTCTGCCCTTCAGCCGTACGGACTTCCCATGCTGCTGGAAACGCTGCATGATCTGACGCAGCAGTTAGAGCTGGTGCAGTACAGCGTGATAGGGTATTCCATGGGCGGCCGGATTGCGCTGGCCTATGCTTTACAATATCCCCGGGAAATTGCTAAACTTATCATGGAAAGCGCTTCCTATGGGGAATACGGTGAGCTCAGCAGGGAGAAGCGGCGCAGAGATGATGCCGCACTGGCCGAAGATATTCGGCAGAACGGGATTGAATGGTTTGAAAGCTATTGGTCAGGTTTGGAACTTTTCAAAACACAAGCCCGGCTTCCCGAGAAAGTCCGAGCGAAAATCAGGCAGCGCCGCCTGCAAAATGAACCATATGCGCTTGCCAATACACTACTGGCGAGCGGTCAGGGAACGTTTCCTTGCTTGAAAGACCGGGTGGCCGAATTGACGATGCCCGTCCTCTTTGTCAGCGGTGAACTTGATCCAAAATACCAGAAAATCAGCCGGGAGTTCAGTCATTTAAATGCCAGGATCATCCAGCAGACCATTTCCGGAGTAGGGCATAATACGCATCTGGAAGACCCGCAGACTTTTCGGGCGGTCGTTAGCGAGTTCCTAAGCGTTGATGCTTTAGATGAAAATACGGAAAGACG